The genomic region cctcatagatgcccaattttgagctgctagatctgttctatatttatcccatttagcacactgtTGGTACCATATGCTACATTGGAGGGTGTCCTCACTGTGAAGACTTTATTTAAatgaggactgtgtggtggtcactaccACCAatgcggtcatggacagatgcatctgtgacagggagATTAGCGagtacaaggtcaagtaggtttttcccctcgAGTTGGTTCTCTGACTTCCTGCCACAGGCTCTGTCTGGCAGCCATGGCCTTCAGGACTTAGCCAGCTTgggcagtagtggtgctatcgagccactcttactGGTGGATATTGAAGTTCCCCAGCCAGGGTATATTCTGTgctcttgctgccctcagtgcttcttccaattggtgttcaacatagagttgctgatttggggggagggggcaagagagaggaggcaagtggtaaTCAACAGAAGGCTTCTTTGCCCATTTGCCAGGAGATTTAATGGGGTctgatcaatgttgaggactcccaggatcaCTCCTTCCTGCCTGTATACCACTGCGCCGTCACCTTTGGTAGGCTTGTCCTACcgctgggacaggatatacccagggctgGTGACAGAGGAGTTTGAGATGTTGATTGTGATTATGACTGTGCCAGTCTGTTGCTTCACTGCACTCTAGGACAACCCTCTCAATTTTGGTACAGGTCCCCAGGAGGGCTTTGTTGGAGTGACTGGGCAGTTTGTGCCTGTATCCCATCGAGTCTGGCCAGTTTCATTACTCAGacttttttgtagcagtttgatacaagtgagtggcttgttcAGCCATTGCAGAGGGTACTGAACAGTTAGCCACATTGCtggggatctggagtcacatacaagCCTGGCCAGGACAGCAGACTCGCTAAATGGCATTAGTGAGCGAGGTGACTTTTTCCAATAAGCCAGTAGTTTTATGATCatcactgatactagctttttttcAGATTTacataattaactgaatttaaattccctagctgctatgctgggatttgaattcatgtctcaggATCAGTAGCCCATGtctatggattactagtccaataacaactGTTCTGCAATGTTACCCTATTTCAATAGGCATAAGTGTGATCAATTTTTAAACCCTATTTAGTAATTATGTGAAAACCCTCTTTACATTAGATGGTGAAAGCTGGGGATATTTTATTGAGCTCCTTATGGATGTTGAAAGGCAGTATTCTAGTGCTGAAAATGTAGGATAGTGCATTACCATGTTAATTAGTAAAAGGGATGAATTGGTTAATTTTGTCaattgagttcaattatttcatCTGAAATAAACCTATTGCATGAGTCAGTTTCCTTGACAATATCAAAGTACTGTGAAACAGCTGTACTGCTTCGAAAAACCAGAAAACCAGGACGTTGAATCAAATGTACATTAGCAAAAGGGCAATCAGCACACAACCTGGTGAAATTGACAGCCATACAGAATTAATCTTCCTATTGCAGGAAATCCTAGACCAGTGTGCTTTTGCTGgagttgctttttaaaaaaaaaattcaggcttTAATGTGCCCAAAATATGCAGAAAGTCTTTCAATATGACAATGTCTTCCATAGCCCCTACCAATTTGTTATTTTACACAAGACAAAAGCAGCTCTGGCTTCTGATACCAAACCCAGGCACCTTTAAGACAGACTTTACCTGGTAGGAGTAAAACAGTTCAATTCAGATCCTATTTGTGCCTAAAAGTAGTACGAGTGCTATTTGGCTCAAGCAATGATCATCTGTTTTACATATATTAGGGCATTTAAAATACTTTCCCCTCTATCCCCACTGGAGTAATGGCAGAAGCAGGTATTATAAACCAGTAGTGTGTAGTGTGCACCCTCTCTTTCAAATTTACACAGGCCAGTTCTAATTAAGCTAATTATAATAAACTGTTGCATTGAGCTTTACATAAGTATCTAATATTTTGTCAATCATGAGTAGAATCATGAAAGCTAGAATAATGACTTCATATATTCAAACTAAATGAAGTGTAAGAGCAAAGTTCAGAGATGCTATTAAGCACAAAATTAAAATGTCCCCTGCACCCCAAAAGTTGTAttaacagcatttattgcccagctttTTCCAAATTGAAAGTAGTTTAAACACTCCAGCAATATTTTTTCCAAATTCTTCCCTCATTTCCAGCTTTCATCATAATGATGATCACTtgtattgtagtaaaagaagaagcatgaaacaaaaatttgacaccaagccacataaggacatattagggcTAGTGACCAAAAACATTTTCAGGTTAGTTTTAAAAGGACTGCCTTAAAAATAAACGGCGGTGATTTCAGCACTCAAGACCTTGGCAGCTGAATGCACAGCTTCCAATGGTGGcacaattaaaattgaggatgctgaagagggcagaggagcacagatatcagggctgtagggctggagattAGAGGTAGGGAagagtgaggctatggagggatttaacaacaaggatgagaatgttaaaactgaggcattgtaGGTCAATGAGTGCAGAATTGATGGATGAATGGGCCAGTGCGAGTTAGGATGGGAGTAGCCAAGTTTGAtggtcaagtttatggagggcagaaatgcattggaatagtcaagtctagacgtAACAAAAGACagaagagtttcagcagcagacagGCTGAACCAGAGCAGAGTCGGGCAACATTatgggaggtggaaataggtgatcttaagTGATAGTTTACTTCATCTGTCACAGGATGTGGTTGGCAGCTCATCTTGGAGTTTGTGATGGAAACTGAAGACGATGGCGTCAGTCTTTCCGCTGTTTAGTTGGAAATGTCCACTCAGTCAGTACTGGATGTTTGACAAGCAAGcagtgacaatttagagacagcgaAAAAGAGTTGATTAGGTAGAGcttggtgtcatcagtgtacacatggaaactgatgctgtgttttcagatcatATCGCTGAGGCTCAGCATGTAGATTAGAAATTGGAGGGGGCCAAGGAAGATCCTTTGGTGACACCAGTTAACAatgcaggagtggggagagagtcattgcagctgattctctggatatgattagatagataagaatggaaccagataaaGGGCTGTCCCACTGCTGAAAGTGGAGGGTGGTGTAGCCGTCTGTATCAAAGGCTGCAGCCAGCTCAAGATGATTAAAGGAGGGATAGTTACTTCCATCCCTCACAGAATGTTACTTGTGATTTTTGTAAGAGCCATTTTGTACTGTGGTTGGGGAGGGAACCCGATTTTTGTTTTTGCAGGGGGCGCGTAAGAGAAGGAGAAGAATCCAAAACATGGTCAGATAGTTGGAAGGTGACAACACACAAGGTTTAATTTTTttattcaattcctttctcccccaccccacaaaaaaATATAGTGGGTTTCTCCACAAATCTTACTTGTTTGTAGGTAGTAAAAGATTGCACTGAAAATTTGAGCTGATCTTTTATCAGGTGAATCCCACACCTCACCCTTCAGGGGACTTACGATATTCAGTCAGCTGACTTAAATTGAATACGAAAAATTCATATTGAAAAAAAGATGTTAGACAACCAAGTTACCAACAGGAAATCAGTAGGAAGCAAGATTTCCCATGACAAGAGCAATTATTTTTGCAATGTAACACTCTAAGCACACTGGGACATTTTGCCATgtaaaaggcacaatataaatgaaaGATGTTGCAAGCACAAACATTTGCTTATACCTAGCTACTGCAATATTTCAAACGAAGTGTAACTTCATGCAAGCGTGTTGATCAACTAAAAAGGAAGTAGGACTGAACCCATGACTTGGGTTAAATGAGATTTTAAAGAAGTGCACAAGTGAATAACTTATGTTGGTTAGTCAAGTCATAGAGAGATCAGGGGTTGCATTGTCGAAGCGCACGGAGGGCAAACTTGGGGGCAGGCCGAACTGAAGACGGCGTCTCTGGATCTCGTCATCTCCGGAATGCATTACAGTTTTCAAGGAGGGGGATGGGGAGCCGGAAACTTGCTCACCTCTGAACAGGCAGTTAATTGAAGAGCAGGAAGAGCGAACGGTTCGGTGCACATAAGTGATTAGCTGTCGGGAGCAATGTGGTTGGACATTTAAAAATTGACAAACAAAAAATCAAAGAAAGCGTGACAAACAATAAcgcttcactttcctgttcactgTTTGGCCACTTGTTTACACTTGCTGACCCTCTGATCTGCTGCCTGCCTTTTAATATTTAATCTGGGACTGCTTCCCATCTCCATACCCACCCCCAGTCCAACTAGATCATTTACATTTGAAGCTAGCATCATGTCAGCTATGCTGACAGGGCGCAGGAGCCAGAAATTCTGGGTGTCAGGGTCCCAACCtcaatgaaaatccagccccagttcTTTGATCTGATTGCAGCAAATTGTTAACTATCTTAGGTGCATTAACTATATACTTTAATTACCCAATTTGCTAAACTTTAAAAATTGTATTTCTCCCTGCAGCAGACCACTCATTACAGGTAGGTGGTCCATGTTACATGTCCTCCCCCAAGCAGCAGTGTCTATCAGAGAGATCTCCAGTATCTTCCTTGCTAACTGGCTCACTATCGGAGTACAGGAGAGACACCGCAGTCCTCGATGATTTGTGCACTTCAAGGACCGGCTACATGTCAGCACCGTATTCAGAAAATGAACTTCACTTCCAACATAACGGTATGAGCAGTTGTGTACCCTTGAGAAAAAGGCAGCCTCCGAAACTTATGCTAAAAAGTTCTCCCCCTTTGTAACCCTGATAAGGTGTTTGCCTGATTTCTTTCTGAAGGGTTAACTTTAAACATAAGCAGGCTAACATCTGCAgtcaaacaaaaagggggcaagagAATCAAACATTGGTTATATCGTCAACACGAATTGCTGGCTCAAAAACACATTAGTATAGATTGCAAGATTTTTAAACTTTTAATCCGGGCTAAAAACATGCTAAGAATGGGGGTCTTTAGCAAACAAATCTCATGGTTGCTGAACCAGAGTATATCCAAACAAATGACAGTAGAAAATATCTTCCTTAAAATAGCAGATTCAAGTTGCGATTAAAATGGAAGAGTACAAAAATAAGTTTGCAAATTAATTTTAACTTTCTTCGAAACATAGCTTGTCAGTATTTAAAATATGAGCAATAGTAATAAGGATTTTTCAATAACCACACCTGGTAGATTTGATTATTCAATAAAAAGCATTTTACTCCTTAGTAGAATATGAAGCACTTTCAGCTGAGAAATGCCTCTATCTGTAGTGGGGAACTCAcatcagacttgcatttatatagcacctttcataatcaCAGGATGTCCAAACtctctctacagccaatgaagcatttttgaagtgtagtcactgttatacttggcaaccaatttgcacaaacTATCAGATCTAAATTTCAGATTATAAAATGTGCTCATTGTCTGTCTATCCCTTCAGATGCTGACCAGATGGATGTTGCAGGGCAGGCCTGCAAGAAACTGCAGAACAAACTCGATGGTCTGCAGAACCTGGTGGAAGATCTTCAGCTGAAGAATCATGGTATCGTAATACTTACAATTTGTTCACATTTCAAATGATTGGAGATTTATTATTTTTTTCACCCCCTCTTAAGGAAAGCAATTTTAAAAAGTAGCTAGAAATAAATTTTTACGATATTGACAGTGGAACCTGGAGTTGTTTTGGTACATCCTTCCACTATACAAGCAGCTGTTTCTATGTGACCAGTTTATTTTTCAATCAAGTTAATACAATTTAATGCTTCAGAACCATTACAGAATCTAAAACATTTGATTTACAGAAATGTCCTCCATGATCAGAAACCAAGAGAAGAGGAtaaagagagtaaaagacagagagaAAATGCTAAAGAAGTGAAGTCCATGTTTCTGCATTTTATTCTTTACGATGTATGGCTTTTGACTCACTGCAGTACACAAATAAAATCTGCTGCTATTTTAATACTTTGCAAAACCTGCTTTTGACTCAGTACACAAATAAAAATCTGCTGCTACTTAATACTTTGCAAAACCTATTTTATTCAGTCTACCCATATGCAATTACTAGTTAAATTAGATAAGAGATCACATATATAACAGGACAATGGCTACCACAGATTCAAGAGTAACTAAAATACTATGGTGTTTTGCATGAATTGGCTTGTTTAAGTACCTCTGTATGCTAAACTGAtcacatttatttttattttatttatttttatttagagatacagcactgaaacaggcccttcgacccaccgagtctgtgccgaccatcaaccacccatttatactaatcctacactaatcccatattcccaccacatccccacctgtccctctattcccttaccacctacctatactaggggcaatttataatggccaatttacctatcaacctgcaagtctttggcatgtgggaggaaaccggagcacctggaggaaacccacacagatacagggagaacttgcaaactccacacaggcagtacccagaattgaacccaggtcgctggagctgtgaggctgcagtgctaaccactgtgccgaatAAGCAAAAACAAGACACTGAATACGGAGCTCAAGTCACACACTAGTGGACCAAGAGTGGGGCGCGCCAAGGCAGACAAGCAAGGAACACCTGCTTGAACTTGCTGGAATTGCTCCTGTCTTCCATACACCATAACAGCTAATTATATATGCACTGTTTTGTGACCATTCGATTCAAACAAGAAAATGAAGCCAACAAAAAATTAACCCGAGTTTAATCAGTAAATCAACATTATAGATTTGGTTTACACTAGtcaaaaaaaacagggaaaaccagtTTAAACAAAGCTGGAGCTGTAGTGTAATTAGTGCCTTTTTCTGTACATGGTAATTATGCACAAGTGTAATTACCAACAGTAGTTAATTATCTAGTGTGGCACAAACCTGTGCTATAGTCTTGGTCATGAACAAATCATTACTTCCCCAGTGGAAGATTACTTTGTGTCATCTATACTACTATTCTCccagttttgtgtttttttttttaaaaagctatctGGGTGTATAGATATGACCATGCTTCCATTTTCTATTAGCCAGAACATTGAGATATATTGGGCTTGCATTTTAAATGGTCTAAAGAAAAAAAAAGGCGCTTTGTTGAGTCAGTTAATACTAGCGTGCTTTAATTATTTTGGCCAGAGCAAATTCATTTCACACATCAAGGTAGTAAATCTtagaagcaaaaaaaaaagtacCTTACAGATTCAGTTCAGATTATGCTGCACAAAATTAAAACAAATGTCTTAAGACCATGTGAAAGTTGAGTATAGATTGAACATCTAAACCAGAAAGCACAATTATACCAGTGAAAAAAAAATTATGCCTGGGAAGAGTATACTGGCTtcccaagattttttttttttttttaaaaagctgagcaGAAACTTGTAATTTCTAGTTTGGGTTCTGCAACAATTATTCCATTCTGTCTGAATAGCACAGGACTCCAGCATCAATAGATTAAAAAAGTGCCCAAATGAAGCAAGGGTTATTGGTTGGAAAAGAAAACCAGCTTCCTACTAGTCTTTCCTTCCTTTGCTAATAGGAGAAAAGAACTTAGTCTGTGCATGAGGTTGGCTGGGGGATGGCAGCAGTGGAGAAGGAAAGGTATTTATGTTGACACCTTCAGTATATTATTCTAGAGGTTACAGGACATGCTCAGAAGCAGCATATGTATTTGCTTTGTGTCTCCTAAACATTGTGTGCAACTTCTTGCATTCCAAGACTCAGTACGAGCTAATTATACTACTCTCAAGTCCCAATGTTTGTGGACTCATGTTGTACCACTGCATGTTATTAATTCACTTGCTTCAATTGTGATGCATTTGAAATGCATCATTGGCAACATAACATGCTTTTGGTCATTGAGAATATCCAGGCCTGTTGAAAATGAGAGTTTTCAGGATTTGCAATAGTTAAATTATACAAATCAGGTCTGATGGTGCCCAGAACATTTCTCTAAAGGTGAAAGTGCAAAATTGGAAACTGGGAAATTTTATTGTTGTGAATTTAAAAAGGGAGCTAATTCTCTGTAGTAAAACTTCCAAATCTTACACATTTGCCACTGTGAGTGTCACTATACAAAGTTTCAGTCCTCCAGTCAGATCAAAATTTAGCAGGTGGTTAGTGTCAATGAATTAAACCGACTGATTTTCAACAGGAAATTTAAATTTACATCACTTTTCACAAAAAAAAACTTTAGCTGGTCAGAAAGGAAGCATATGTTTTCCCACCACGAACTATGGCtatttctctcccccaccccccagtgttttCTAGCTAGAAATTAGTTAATTTTGTATACACAATTCAGGAAATTTTATCTCCTAAATGAGTTTAAAGAATTTGACTTCTGCTAAAACGAGGAATCAAACATTTGTTTCAGGACCGTCAGCATCAAGCATCTGTCAAGTGCAAAAGTAAATCTGCTCCCTTTTCAGTACCTGATTTATCTGAACTCCAACCAACCCCAAATGAGTGTGGTAAATTGGACAATTTTATTTTTGAGCACTAGCATCAGAGCTGACATTATTCAAAATATTTTCATGTAAGACTTCAGAAAAAAAATCAGTTGAAGGTAGATTGGACTACAGGTTCCATATTGTGGAGTATTAGATaccattttgttccttttgatattTAGTTTAGAAGCATTTTGACATGCTATTCACCTTTTGAATACAATCATTGCACTACAGGAAGTAGCACCAGTATACCACAAAAAGATTTTACAATTCAGTAGCATATTGTAGATTTAAGTGATCATAGTGGATTCACAATTTGCAAAGTAAGTCTCAAGTTTCAGTAAATTCATTTTAACATTTATAtttaaaccttgcccctctcaaacAGTATTCTttcaatgaggaagatgcaaaacatcCAAACCTGCTCAGAATACGAATGCCTGTATTCTAATTACAATATACACAGATTCCAAGGCTGCGCCTCCACTGTATTTCTATAGAGGCATGACATTTGATTTTTGGATTGCACTTCAGTAGCTATACATATTTTCCATTAACATtttagtttgggggggggggggggcagtcaatACACTTCAATATCATGCAAAAGCTCAGTACCCTTTCACCTAAAAGTAAATTTAAATCCTAACTAGTTTTAATAAATTATTTCCCACAAATGCAGATAATAGAAATAGAACAGTTGAGTGATCCAATTTGCATGCAGTAATTCTTGGTATATTACTCATTAAAAATTTACTAATAAATCTGTAAATATTTTATGCTTATTTATCTACTTTGCTGATTACCATGATAATCTTCCTCTTCCCGAGAAGAGGAAATGACTGTTAAGGTTCTTGTGTAAAAGTACATCTCAGCAGCATTAAACTGTTACCTAGACAAGACAACCAACCTTTAGCAAACTGAAAATCCTGGCAGCCCATATAATCTGAAATCGAAGCAGAAAAATAGAAAGACAGAAGAAACCGTTGACAGATGTTAAACAACTAAAATTACAACATTGGAAAGTGAGGAGTTACATAAATCGCTGGAATTCAGTTCCCCTTTGAAAGCAGCGAACTCAAAACTCCCCATCCTGTAGTCCTGAGCAGTGCATTCCATTTTGGATATTACATTGCTCCAACTTCTGCTTGtggctcaatggtaaccccagcaCTGATATATTTCAAAATCTTCATGACCAGTCTCCAGTACCCTATTGAGGCATTCCTCCCACCGACGGATCTTTCCATCTTCCACCATCACATATTTCCACTCAATCCTGGAATTCATTGGGAGCAGAATGGAATTGGACCAGAATCCATCCTTGTTTGGTTTCAATGGTACATAGTTCTCCCATTGCCCCAGGCACTCGTGGTTTCCAATCACTGCAAGGATCTGAGAGTTTGAGCAAGTAATATAGTGAACATTAAAACTCACAAAGACATTGTTGAGGGGCAAAGGGGACACAGCAGCAACTTTCCTGGCAATATTTTCAGGCTCTGAACTTACATTTGTTCTCTCcgaatcagcaataacctgctcttgaAAGATTTTTCTATCTCCTCTTTCCATTTCAGTTTGAATGCATTTTAACTCATTAGGCATGTCAGCATTACTTTCACAGATGTTAGTATCAGTCATTTTACAATTACTTAGACAACCTGTTCCTTTGAATTTCTGATCAACTGCTGAAACTAGATCAAAGGCTTCATCTTTATGGTTGGATTGTTCATGCACCTTTTCAATATTGACAGATGACTCTGTTTCAGAAACATACACCTCTTCATAATTACACTCTTCAGTAATGCTTGCATTATGGACAATGGCTTGCCCAATATTGGTCGATCGAGTCACCAACAGAGTTTGTATCTGGTTATTCTCACAAATATTCTGTGTCTGTCTGGAATCAGGTAGATCTTGCTTATTTGACAGTACAGGACCAAAATCGGTCTGTGTCGGATTCTTGACCATTGCAACTGAAATATCTTCAGCCATCGAAGGAGCAGCTTTTTGTTCAACTGGAGACTGCTGCAAACTAACTCTCAACTCTGTTCTCTTGATTTCTGGTACATCGTCCTTTTCAGCACCTGGAattttatctgtagagagagacaaagacaggttTTCCCTTAATATTTTGGCCAAAAGAGTTACTGGCAAACACATGGAAACATTCGAACAATTTAACACTACCACAATAGCAATTCGTTGAGGTTCCTAATCAAGAATAAATGTACATGAACTAAACTCCTGGAATGAAATGTCACTATTTAAATACTTGCATGGCTTCAGTATCAATTAAAAATTAGACAGTTTTACAGAAGTTGATGAAAAGAAGTGTGGAGGTTTAGTTCATTACATCCAAGATTATTTGTATGAAAATGCACTCATATACAATATCTAAAGTCCGGTTTTGATTTAGGCAATTCATTCCTGCGAGTTTGCTGGCACAATAAGCAAATCATTTGGAATGGAAAGAGAGGAAATGCAATTCTGATCTGTAGATTAGCCTTCCATTCAGGGGGTTTTGTCTTTAAGATGGTGTTAGCAAGTCAATGATTTCAGTTGGAAGCTACAAGTCAGCATATATTCGTAATTTGAAACCTCCATGTGCATGAATGGCTTGCAACAGTATTGGGAAAACAGAGATCATCCTGACCTGAAACAAAATGTGATCTGTGGGCTGAAACTCAGTACATTAGTAGTTTAGGCACTACAGGTGCTGTCTGGCAGAGGCCtgcatgtcgggttcgggttgggcccTTCTcccgggctcaggtcgggccggacacacagggcaagtgctctgctggtaagaattcttattaaaaaaaaaacaaacttaCTTGAGCTGGGAATCCGGGACGAAAAACGGAGTCTGCGCAGTAAGCGACTGACTTCACTATGACGGCAGGTTCGGTGCAGGAAGGTAAATcgaagggatggtcaggtcgggcgcagGTTCGCTGtagttcgggtcaggttctttttcccaacctaaagcagaCCTCGACTATCTGGTATCCAAAAGTGCATCTGCAGCACGCACATGTGCACTGTTTTAGCGCAAGTCACACTGGACGCTATATTGGTGAATGAACAACCACTGGAGGTCTGAAGATCATGGCATCAAATTAGTGCACAATTTGatgccagtggtgccattttggagcttaacATTCCAGCTAACACCTGCTTAACCTAGCTGAACACTTCAGCAGCAGAAGGAACCCCCACTTTAAAGTGAATCTACTATTTGCAGGTTGGCTGCTAGTTAATGTCTTCTGGCTGTTAACGctgctacaagtgtttggtgctgtcTATAGTTTTATTTTAAAGTTGCCAAGGTCTACACCAACTGTTGGAGCTGGTGCTCaaggagagattttttttttttttaattcattcatgggacgtgggcgtcgctagccaagccaacatttattgcccatccctaattgccctcaaaaaggtggtggtgagctgccttcttgaactgctgcagtccatgtggggtaggtacacccagaatgctgttaggaagggagttccaggattttgacccagcgacagtgaaggaacagcaatatagttccaagtctggatggtgtgcgacttggaggggaacttgcaggtgacgaTGCTCCCATGGTctttctatttggtagaggtcgcgggtttggaaggtgctgtccaaggaaccttggtgcgttactgcagtgcatcttgtagatggtacacactgctgccattgtgcgtcagtggtggagggagtgaatgtttatagatggggtgcgaatgaagcaggctgctttgtccaggatggtgtcgagcttcttgagcgttgttggaactgcacccatccaggcaagtggagagtattccatcacacacctgacttgtgccttgtagatggtggacagggtttgggaagtcaggtggtgagttactcaccacaggattcctagcttctgacctgctcttgtagccacagtatttatatggctactccagttcagtttctggtcaatgggagctcctaggacgttgatagtgggggattcagtgatggtaatgccaattagagatggttagattctctcttgttggagatggtcattgcctggcacttgtgtgatgcgaagttacttgccacttatcagcccaagcctggatattgtccaggtcttgctgcatttctacacggactgcttcagtatgaggagtcacgaatggtgctgaacattgtgcaatcagcagcgaacatccccacttctgaccttatgattgaaggaaagtcattgatgaagcagctgaagatggttgggcctaggacactaccctgaggaactcctgcagtgatgtcctggagcagagatgattgacctccaacaaacacaaccaccttccttcgcgctaggtatgactccagccagcagagggttttccccacgattcccattgacctcagttttgctagggctccttgatgccatactctgtcaaatgctgctttgacgtcaagggcagtcactctcccctcacctcttggttcaaacatggacaaaagagctgaactcaaggctgtaatgagatcaggagctgagtggccctggtggaacccaaactgagcatcactgagcaggttattgctaggcaagtgccgtttgatggcactgttgatgacaccttccatcactttactgatgattgagagtatgctgatggggctgtaattggccgggttggacttgtcctgctttttgagtacaggacatacctgggcaattttccacattgcagggtagatgccagtgttgtagctgtactggaacagcttggatcagggcgtggcaagttctggagcacaagtcttctgtactattgctggaatattgtcagggcccattgtc from Heterodontus francisci isolate sHetFra1 chromosome 1, sHetFra1.hap1, whole genome shotgun sequence harbors:
- the stbd1 gene encoding starch-binding domain-containing protein 1; this encodes MAAELAGLLQLMVAMLSSVWAVLPVALAVALGTWLWFNRGSEQERPESGEGAGLQGASPEDIDGGRGNSSPEDTEGRRPEDSADKIPGAEKDDVPEIKRTELRVSLQQSPVEQKAAPSMAEDISVAMVKNPTQTDFGPVLSNKQDLPDSRQTQNICENNQIQTLLVTRSTNIGQAIVHNASITEECNYEEVYVSETESSVNIEKVHEQSNHKDEAFDLVSAVDQKFKGTGCLSNCKMTDTNICESNADMPNELKCIQTEMERGDRKIFQEQVIADSERTNVSSEPENIARKVAAVSPLPLNNVFVSFNVHYITCSNSQILAVIGNHECLGQWENYVPLKPNKDGFWSNSILLPMNSRIEWKYVMVEDGKIRRWEECLNRVLETGHEDFEIYQCWGYH